One genomic segment of Intestinimonas butyriciproducens includes these proteins:
- a CDS encoding S66 peptidase family protein, with amino-acid sequence MITPNPLYPGAKVALVCASSAVPEERLAPAVEAVRALGLQPVVYPSCYYENRHGYFAADDAQRAGDLQSAFADDTIAGVLAIRGGYGAHRLLPLLDLDAIARTPKLFCGYSDVTALHTAFNQCCGFVTFHTPMPSTEYYQPVDGYTAACLRRALFGPVDGPLENPEGMAMTALQSGSAAGLLCGGNLSLLCASLGTPWEIDTRGKLLFLEDIGEQTYRVDAMLTQLRNAGKFDDCAGVLLGAWTDCVPEYPERTLTLPEIFSELIVPAGKPVLSGLACGHTLPTMSLPLGARAAMDTELRRVEVLSR; translated from the coding sequence ATGATCACGCCCAATCCACTCTACCCCGGGGCAAAGGTCGCCCTGGTCTGCGCCTCCTCCGCGGTGCCGGAGGAGCGCCTGGCCCCCGCCGTGGAGGCGGTGCGCGCCCTGGGCCTCCAGCCGGTGGTCTACCCCTCCTGCTATTATGAAAACCGCCACGGCTACTTCGCCGCCGACGACGCCCAGCGGGCCGGGGACCTCCAGTCCGCCTTTGCCGACGACACCATCGCCGGGGTGCTGGCTATCCGGGGCGGCTACGGCGCCCACCGCCTTCTCCCCCTGCTGGACCTGGACGCCATTGCCCGCACGCCCAAGCTTTTCTGCGGCTACAGCGACGTCACCGCCCTCCATACCGCTTTCAACCAGTGCTGCGGCTTCGTCACCTTCCACACTCCCATGCCCTCCACCGAATACTATCAGCCCGTGGACGGCTACACCGCGGCCTGCCTCCGCCGCGCCCTCTTCGGCCCGGTGGATGGCCCCCTGGAGAATCCGGAGGGCATGGCCATGACCGCGCTCCAGAGCGGCTCCGCCGCCGGGCTCCTCTGCGGCGGGAACCTCTCCCTGCTGTGCGCCTCCCTGGGCACCCCCTGGGAGATTGACACCCGGGGCAAGCTTCTGTTCCTGGAGGACATCGGTGAGCAGACCTATCGGGTGGACGCCATGCTCACCCAACTGCGAAACGCCGGTAAATTCGACGATTGTGCCGGCGTGCTGCTGGGGGCCTGGACCGACTGCGTGCCTGAATACCCGGAACGCACCCTCACGCTGCCGGAGATCTTCTCTGAGCTCATTGTCCCCGCGGGAAAGCCGGTGCTCTCAGGCCTTGCCTGTGGGCACACCCTGCCCACCATGTCCCTGCCCCTGGGGGCCAGGGCGGCCATGGACACCGAGCTACGCCGAGTGGAGGTGCTCTCCCGATGA
- a CDS encoding ABC transporter permease, translated as MLKYLAKRIGRSLITLFFIISLVFCLMRQMPVEGYFTNYDKLTAAQVQAGIAQLGLDKPLPVQLARFYRDALRGDLGVSHIYRTNVPVTTILAEKIPVSLKLGIAAMLLAMAVGIPMGILMARSNRTRHKLGDKLGTGFIVFIQAVPAAVYYLFLQLLGSDLFHLPMLVTGSATWTAWILPVVSLSLPNIAYYGMWLRRYMVDETTKDYVRLATAKGVKSSTIMRRHIFRNAFVPMVQYIPTSFLNTVVGSIYIESLYSIPGMGGLLVDVIKRQDNTMVQGIVLLYATVGIIGLILGDLLMTVADPRIKLSKKEGAR; from the coding sequence ATGCTGAAGTATCTGGCCAAACGGATCGGTCGGTCCCTCATCACCCTGTTTTTCATCATCTCCCTGGTATTCTGCCTCATGCGGCAGATGCCGGTGGAGGGCTATTTCACCAACTATGATAAGCTCACCGCCGCCCAGGTCCAGGCCGGTATCGCCCAATTGGGCCTGGACAAGCCCCTGCCCGTCCAGCTCGCCCGGTTCTACCGGGACGCCCTGCGGGGCGACTTGGGGGTGTCCCACATCTACCGCACCAATGTGCCGGTGACCACCATTCTGGCCGAAAAGATCCCCGTCTCCCTGAAGCTGGGGATCGCCGCCATGCTGCTGGCCATGGCTGTGGGCATCCCCATGGGTATCCTCATGGCCCGGTCCAACCGTACCAGGCATAAGCTGGGCGACAAGCTGGGCACCGGCTTCATCGTCTTTATCCAGGCGGTGCCTGCGGCGGTGTACTACCTCTTTCTCCAGCTTCTGGGCAGCGACCTCTTCCACCTGCCCATGCTGGTCACCGGGTCTGCCACCTGGACGGCCTGGATCCTGCCCGTGGTCTCCCTTTCTCTCCCCAACATCGCCTACTACGGCATGTGGCTACGGCGGTATATGGTGGATGAGACCACCAAGGACTATGTGCGCCTGGCCACCGCCAAGGGCGTGAAGAGCAGCACCATCATGCGCCGCCATATCTTCCGAAATGCCTTTGTTCCCATGGTGCAGTACATCCCCACCTCCTTCCTCAACACGGTGGTGGGCTCCATCTACATCGAGTCCCTCTACTCCATCCCAGGCATGGGCGGGCTGCTGGTGGACGTCATCAAGCGCCAGGACAACACCATGGTCCAGGGCATCGTCCTCCTCTACGCCACCGTGGGCATCATCGGCCTCATTCTGGGGGATCTTCTCATGACGGTGGCCGACCCCCGCATCAAGCTGAGCAAAAAGGAGGGCGCGCGCTGA
- a CDS encoding ATP-binding cassette domain-containing protein, whose translation MPSENREVLLDVKNLCVDFGSRRRPFHAVSDVSFQIFRGETFGLVGESGSGKTTIGRSIIRIHPTASGEVWFQGKRISGKISRELDREVTRKIQMIFQDPMASLNERAKVDYIVSEGLYAQGARLPEEERKARVAKALSDVGLLPEFASRFPHEFSGGQRQRIGIARALILDPDFIVADEPISALDVSIRAQVLNLMSQLQRERGLTYLFIAHDLSVMRFICDRIAVIYKGRLQELAGAEQLFAHPFHPYTRALLSAIPQPDPVSEKQKKLVVYDPSCHGYDDSNPPLWEELEPGHFVRGSRRELDGYRAQL comes from the coding sequence GTGCCCAGTGAGAACAGGGAAGTCCTTCTGGACGTCAAAAATCTGTGCGTGGACTTCGGCTCCAGGCGTCGTCCCTTCCACGCCGTCAGCGACGTGTCCTTTCAGATCTTCCGGGGGGAGACCTTCGGTCTGGTGGGGGAGTCCGGCTCGGGCAAGACCACCATCGGCCGCTCCATCATCCGCATCCATCCCACGGCCTCCGGCGAGGTGTGGTTCCAGGGGAAGCGGATCAGCGGCAAGATCAGCCGGGAGCTGGACCGGGAGGTCACCCGGAAGATCCAGATGATCTTCCAGGACCCCATGGCCTCACTCAACGAGCGGGCCAAGGTGGACTACATCGTCTCCGAGGGGCTTTATGCCCAGGGGGCCCGCCTGCCGGAGGAGGAGCGGAAGGCCAGGGTGGCCAAGGCCCTTTCGGACGTGGGCCTGCTCCCCGAGTTTGCCAGCCGCTTCCCCCACGAGTTTTCCGGCGGCCAGCGCCAGCGCATCGGCATCGCGCGGGCCCTCATTCTGGACCCCGACTTCATCGTGGCCGACGAACCCATCTCCGCTCTGGACGTGTCCATCCGTGCCCAGGTGCTCAACCTGATGTCCCAGCTCCAGAGGGAGCGGGGCCTCACCTATCTCTTCATCGCCCACGACCTGTCTGTGATGCGCTTCATCTGCGACCGCATCGCCGTCATCTACAAGGGCCGGCTCCAGGAGCTGGCCGGGGCGGAGCAGCTCTTCGCCCACCCCTTCCACCCCTATACCCGGGCCCTCCTCTCCGCCATCCCCCAGCCCGACCCCGTCTCGGAAAAGCAAAAAAAGCTGGTGGTCTACGACCCCTCCTGCCATGGCTACGACGATTCCAATCCTCCCCTGTGGGAGGAGCTGGAGCCCGGCCACTTTGTCCGGGGCAGCCGGCGGGAACTGGACGGCTACCGGGCTCAGCTCTGA
- a CDS encoding peptide ABC transporter substrate-binding protein — MKRRNRILALSLTLAMGLGLLSGCGGGSGNATPAPTGGGAAPESAVYRKLYGSEVSTMNYLTTNTILEQTVGANVIDCLVEYDQYGALQPSLAESWTTNDDATVYTFKIRQGVKWVDSSGAEQGELTANDFVTAAAYVLDAAHQSGTAASYFGVVKNAEAYFNYTSYLITSENGAKTTDAEGNAIEPVDPITFEEVGVKALDDYTLEYTLEQPVPYFLSGLTYVCFMPVYGPFLEEKGDSFGAATGPDTLLYCGAYILSDFAPQQTHVYTKNASYWDKDKVYIDQIVETYNSQYNTVGPQMVKTGEIDQADIGSDILDSWLLDPNTADLVSKYRAKVDYSYFYCFNFNPTFDAEYEPENWRLAVNNENFRQSLMAGLDRVRELSVLDPNDPQSLAINSVTPPGFTNADGKEYTQFGDLAAIMARDSFDETKALEYRDAARAELEAAGCTFPVKVLVRYNPATVDWDKECAVVEQQMEGLLGSDYIDIITVAGPESNFLTEVRRSGDYAFMKCGWGADYADPQTWTDPFYGDYKYAFLTEAMEAGDPVADTVAEYRTLVEAAIAETSDMARRYELFAAAEAYLIDHALAIPFSTSQTSYQVVRLNVFETQYAPFGVSGLRYKGQHLQSDYVSMEQFEANLAAWEAAR; from the coding sequence ATGAAGAGAAGAAATCGCATCCTCGCCCTCTCGCTGACCCTGGCCATGGGCCTGGGCCTGCTCTCCGGCTGTGGCGGAGGCAGCGGCAACGCCACGCCCGCCCCCACCGGCGGCGGCGCGGCCCCCGAGAGCGCCGTCTACCGCAAGCTCTACGGCTCCGAGGTCTCCACCATGAACTACCTCACCACCAACACCATTCTGGAGCAGACCGTGGGCGCCAACGTCATCGACTGTCTGGTGGAGTACGACCAGTACGGCGCGCTCCAACCCTCCCTGGCCGAGAGCTGGACCACCAATGACGACGCCACCGTCTATACCTTCAAGATCCGCCAGGGCGTGAAGTGGGTGGATTCCTCCGGCGCCGAGCAGGGGGAGCTCACCGCCAACGACTTCGTCACCGCCGCCGCCTACGTGCTGGACGCCGCTCACCAAAGCGGCACCGCCGCCTCCTATTTCGGCGTGGTGAAGAACGCGGAGGCCTATTTCAATTATACCTCCTACCTCATCACCAGCGAGAACGGCGCTAAGACCACCGACGCCGAGGGCAACGCCATCGAACCGGTGGACCCCATCACCTTTGAAGAGGTGGGCGTGAAGGCCCTGGACGACTATACCCTGGAGTACACGCTGGAACAGCCGGTGCCCTATTTCCTCTCGGGCCTGACCTACGTGTGCTTCATGCCCGTGTACGGCCCCTTCCTGGAGGAGAAGGGCGACAGCTTCGGCGCAGCCACCGGGCCGGACACCCTGCTCTACTGCGGGGCCTATATCCTCTCCGACTTCGCCCCCCAGCAGACCCACGTCTACACCAAAAACGCGTCCTACTGGGACAAGGACAAGGTGTACATCGACCAGATCGTGGAGACCTATAACTCCCAGTACAACACCGTGGGCCCCCAGATGGTCAAGACCGGGGAGATCGATCAGGCCGACATCGGCTCCGACATCCTGGACTCCTGGCTCCTGGACCCCAACACCGCCGACCTGGTGAGCAAGTACCGCGCCAAGGTGGACTACTCCTATTTCTACTGCTTCAACTTCAATCCCACCTTTGACGCCGAGTACGAGCCGGAGAACTGGCGTCTCGCCGTCAACAACGAAAACTTCCGCCAGTCCCTGATGGCGGGCCTGGACCGGGTGCGGGAGCTCTCCGTCCTGGACCCCAACGACCCCCAGAGCCTGGCCATCAACTCCGTCACCCCGCCGGGCTTCACCAATGCCGACGGCAAGGAGTACACCCAGTTCGGCGACCTGGCCGCCATCATGGCCCGGGACAGCTTTGACGAGACCAAGGCCCTGGAGTACCGCGACGCCGCCCGGGCCGAGCTGGAGGCCGCCGGCTGCACCTTCCCCGTGAAGGTCCTGGTGCGCTATAACCCCGCCACCGTGGACTGGGACAAGGAGTGCGCCGTGGTGGAGCAGCAGATGGAGGGCCTGCTGGGCAGCGACTACATCGACATCATCACCGTGGCCGGCCCCGAGTCCAACTTCCTCACCGAGGTCCGCCGCTCCGGCGACTACGCCTTCATGAAGTGCGGCTGGGGCGCCGACTACGCCGACCCCCAGACCTGGACCGACCCCTTCTACGGCGACTATAAATACGCCTTCCTGACCGAGGCCATGGAGGCCGGGGACCCCGTGGCCGACACTGTGGCGGAATACCGCACCCTGGTGGAGGCCGCCATCGCCGAGACCTCCGACATGGCCCGCCGTTATGAGCTCTTCGCCGCCGCCGAGGCCTACCTCATCGACCACGCCCTTGCCATCCCCTTCTCCACCAGCCAGACCTCCTATCAGGTGGTGCGCCTGAACGTGTTCGAGACCCAGTACGCCCCCTTCGGCGTGTCGGGCCTGCGCTATAAGGGCCAGCACCTCCAGAGCGACTATGTGAGCATGGAGCAGTTCGAGGCCAATCTGGCCGCCTGGGAGGCCGCCCGCTGA
- a CDS encoding ABC transporter permease, translated as MSSYRSHKEKTLLEQVERALTPEEESALFTPAGYDFREAEKGGYSNYSYWQSTFRAFFKNRVAVFLLLVMAALLLFTVVQPYLPGQRDPNLIYDNPLNGLPLRNQQPNSDFWFGTNSIGQDLWARIWSGTRTSLFIGFVVAGVEALLGILAGMLWGYVRRVEFLFTELYNILDNLPQTLVLVLFSLILKPSIQTMVLAMCMTGWIQMARFVRNQIVILRDRDYNLASRCLGTSTWRILFKNLLPYLVSVIMLRVALAIPAAIGNEVFITYIGLGLPLEIPSLGNLLNEGRLLMTAPPLRYQLIFPTVVLAVITISFYIIGNAFADAADPKNHV; from the coding sequence ATGTCCAGCTATCGTTCCCACAAGGAAAAGACGCTCCTGGAGCAGGTGGAGCGGGCCCTCACCCCGGAGGAGGAGAGCGCCCTCTTCACTCCCGCCGGGTACGACTTCCGGGAGGCCGAGAAGGGCGGCTACTCCAACTACTCCTATTGGCAGAGCACCTTCCGGGCCTTCTTCAAAAACCGGGTGGCGGTCTTTCTCCTCCTGGTCATGGCCGCCCTGCTCCTCTTCACCGTGGTGCAGCCCTACCTGCCCGGCCAGCGGGACCCCAACCTCATCTATGACAACCCCCTCAACGGCCTGCCCCTGCGCAACCAGCAGCCCAACAGCGATTTCTGGTTCGGCACCAACTCCATCGGCCAGGACCTGTGGGCCCGCATCTGGTCGGGCACCCGCACCAGCCTGTTCATCGGCTTTGTGGTGGCCGGGGTGGAGGCCCTTCTGGGCATTCTGGCGGGGATGCTGTGGGGCTATGTCCGCAGGGTGGAGTTTCTCTTCACCGAGCTCTACAACATCCTGGATAACCTCCCCCAGACCCTGGTGTTGGTCCTCTTTTCCCTCATTCTCAAGCCCAGTATCCAGACCATGGTGCTGGCCATGTGCATGACGGGCTGGATCCAGATGGCCCGCTTTGTCCGCAACCAGATCGTCATCCTCCGGGACAGGGACTACAATCTGGCCTCCCGGTGCCTGGGCACCTCCACCTGGCGCATCCTCTTCAAAAACCTGCTGCCCTATCTGGTCAGCGTCATCATGCTGCGGGTGGCTCTGGCCATCCCCGCCGCCATCGGCAACGAGGTCTTTATCACCTACATCGGCCTGGGCCTCCCCCTGGAGATCCCCTCCCTGGGCAACCTCCTCAACGAGGGCCGGCTCCTCATGACCGCGCCGCCCCTGCGGTATCAGCTCATCTTCCCCACCGTGGTGCTGGCCGTCATCACCATCTCCTTTTATATCATCGGCAACGCCTTCGCCGACGCCGCCGACCCCAAAAATCACGTGTAA
- a CDS encoding C40 family peptidase translates to MKAIVTSPICPLMTRPSHQCRRGDEALFGMTLEVLEDTRTGWYQVEAPYRYGGYAPAECLLFGDSGIRRWADLPKQVVCKAICDVLSGPAVEFWPLVTLTRGALVSPVGAPDEKGWQRVVLPDGREGYTKCSFLCEYYKKSFPAEENAFRAAVTATARSYLGVHYRWGGKTPMGIDCSGLTSMSYLLSGVVIYRDAEIREGFPVHPIPRSSMRPGDLLYFPGHTAMYLGEGRYIHSTARCGSDGVVINSLRPEDPDYREDLDKGMTAVGSIF, encoded by the coding sequence ATGAAAGCCATCGTCACTTCCCCTATCTGCCCCCTGATGACCCGGCCCTCCCACCAGTGCCGGCGCGGGGATGAGGCCCTCTTCGGCATGACCCTGGAGGTGCTGGAGGACACCCGCACCGGCTGGTATCAGGTGGAGGCCCCCTACCGCTACGGGGGCTATGCCCCGGCGGAGTGCCTTCTCTTCGGGGACAGCGGCATCCGCCGCTGGGCCGACCTTCCCAAGCAGGTGGTCTGCAAGGCCATCTGCGACGTGCTCTCCGGCCCCGCCGTGGAGTTCTGGCCCCTGGTCACCCTGACCCGGGGGGCGTTGGTCTCCCCCGTAGGAGCGCCCGACGAAAAGGGCTGGCAGCGGGTGGTCCTCCCCGACGGCCGGGAGGGGTATACAAAATGTAGTTTTCTCTGTGAATATTACAAAAAATCCTTTCCTGCCGAGGAGAACGCCTTTCGGGCTGCGGTCACCGCCACCGCCCGCTCCTATCTGGGTGTCCATTACCGCTGGGGCGGCAAAACCCCCATGGGCATCGACTGCTCTGGCCTCACCTCCATGAGCTACCTGCTCAGCGGCGTGGTCATCTACCGGGACGCTGAGATCCGGGAGGGCTTCCCCGTCCACCCCATCCCCCGCTCCTCCATGCGCCCCGGCGACTTGCTGTACTTCCCCGGGCACACGGCCATGTATCTGGGGGAGGGCAGGTATATCCACTCCACCGCCCGCTGCGGCAGCGACGGCGTGGTGATCAACA
- a CDS encoding serine hydrolase, with the protein MTPAELSAYLAAEIAAFPGKTSLLVADLPTGAVRHAWQPEEPVPSASTIKVPILLAALEEVRLGRLSLEQRVVLPAAALLPDTEVFDRGETDCSLWELLYWMTALSDNTATNVILDLLGLDAVNRYATRVLGLRHTVCRRKMLDAAAAAAGRDNRTSAADQCRLYRQLCLGRLLTPRLTETALDLLRRQRCMDAALRYLPYPVDFAHKTGELDGVTHDAGVFFQGSGGYYLGIFTWEGPSPDGDPEQKRYIGRLARAIYETYL; encoded by the coding sequence ATGACACCTGCGGAACTGAGCGCCTATCTGGCGGCCGAGATCGCCGCCTTTCCTGGCAAGACCTCCCTGCTGGTGGCCGATCTCCCCACCGGCGCGGTCCGTCATGCCTGGCAGCCGGAGGAGCCGGTCCCCTCCGCGTCCACCATCAAGGTCCCCATCCTCCTGGCCGCCCTGGAGGAGGTGCGTCTGGGCCGGCTCTCCCTGGAGCAGCGAGTGGTGCTCCCCGCCGCGGCTCTGCTGCCCGACACCGAGGTGTTTGACCGGGGGGAGACGGACTGCTCCCTGTGGGAGCTCCTCTATTGGATGACGGCCCTCAGCGACAATACCGCCACCAATGTGATCCTGGACCTGCTGGGCCTGGACGCCGTCAACAGGTACGCCACCCGGGTGCTGGGGCTCCGGCACACCGTCTGCCGCCGGAAAATGCTGGACGCCGCCGCCGCGGCTGCCGGGCGGGACAACCGGACCTCCGCCGCCGACCAGTGCCGCCTCTACCGGCAGCTCTGCCTGGGACGGCTGCTGACCCCCCGTCTCACGGAGACCGCCCTGGATCTGCTCCGCCGTCAGCGGTGCATGGACGCCGCCCTGCGTTATCTCCCCTACCCGGTGGACTTCGCCCACAAGACCGGCGAGCTGGACGGCGTGACCCATGACGCCGGGGTATTCTTTCAGGGGAGCGGGGGCTACTACCTGGGAATCTTCACCTGGGAGGGCCCCAGCCCCGACGGCGACCCGGAACAGAAGCGCTACATCGGCCGCCTGGCCCGGGCCATCTATGAGACTTATCTGTGA
- a CDS encoding ABC transporter ATP-binding protein produces the protein MTETDIILSVQDLDVKFDLRGRTLHAIRGVSLDVYRGESLAIVGESGSGKSVFTKSFMGLLDQNGSVTGGHILYGGQDLAGYASEKQWLTIRGREIAMVLQDPMTSLNPLKTIGRQIEEAVVLHQGLKGDAARRAVLATLSDVGIDDPEHRYGQYPHEFSGGMRQRVVIAIAVACRPKILICDEPTTALDVTIQAQILDLVKALQKKYDLTTIYITHDLGVVANVADRIAVMYAGDIVELGRCEEVFYDPRHPYTWALLSSLPQLGVKGEPLYSIAGTPPNLFHEVKGDAFAPRNPQALKIDFVARPPYFEVSPTHKARTWLLDPRAPKVEPPEHIRQLREQGVKFRAQ, from the coding sequence TTGACAGAAACAGACATCATCCTGTCCGTCCAGGACCTGGACGTGAAGTTTGACCTCCGGGGCCGCACCCTCCACGCCATCCGCGGCGTGTCCCTGGACGTGTACCGGGGGGAATCCCTGGCCATCGTGGGGGAGTCCGGCTCGGGCAAGAGCGTGTTCACCAAGTCCTTCATGGGCCTGCTGGACCAGAACGGCTCGGTCACCGGGGGGCACATCCTCTACGGCGGACAGGACCTGGCCGGATACGCCTCGGAAAAGCAGTGGCTCACCATCCGGGGCCGGGAGATCGCCATGGTCCTCCAGGACCCCATGACCTCCCTCAACCCCCTCAAGACCATCGGCAGACAGATCGAGGAGGCGGTGGTCCTCCACCAGGGCCTGAAGGGGGACGCCGCCCGGCGGGCGGTACTGGCGACCCTCTCCGACGTGGGCATCGACGACCCGGAGCACCGGTACGGCCAGTACCCCCACGAGTTCTCCGGCGGCATGCGCCAGCGGGTGGTCATCGCCATCGCCGTGGCCTGCCGCCCCAAGATCCTCATCTGTGACGAGCCCACCACCGCCCTGGACGTGACCATCCAGGCCCAGATCCTGGACCTGGTGAAGGCCCTCCAGAAGAAATACGACCTCACCACCATCTACATCACCCATGACCTGGGCGTGGTGGCCAACGTGGCCGACCGCATCGCCGTCATGTACGCCGGGGACATCGTGGAGCTGGGCCGCTGCGAAGAGGTGTTTTACGACCCCCGCCACCCCTACACCTGGGCCCTTCTGTCCTCCCTGCCCCAGCTGGGCGTGAAGGGGGAGCCCCTTTACTCCATCGCCGGTACGCCGCCCAACCTCTTCCACGAGGTAAAGGGGGACGCCTTTGCGCCCCGGAACCCCCAGGCCCTGAAGATCGACTTTGTGGCGCGCCCCCCCTATTTCGAGGTGAGTCCCACCCACAAGGCCCGGACATGGCTCCTGGACCCCAGGGCTCCCAAGGTGGAGCCGCCGGAACACATCCGCCAGCTGCGGGAACAGGGGGTGAAATTCCGTGCCCAGTGA